The following coding sequences lie in one candidate division KSB1 bacterium genomic window:
- a CDS encoding TonB-dependent receptor has translation MGISRSKRAGLWLSAGVMFLAEFGLAQTAQIVGTVRDKDTGDALPGANVVLEGTALGAATDLEGRFRILRIPPGSYVVRVSYIGYQSQQIPVILSPGETQRLDVRMAFEVLRGKEVVITAQAEGQVAAINRQLQANTITNVVSAERILELPDYNAAESVGRLPGISIKRSGGEGNRVVIRGLSPTYNLVSIAGDRVPATDLDDRSVDMDMIAPEILAGIEVVKALTPDRDADAFGGVVNFDLANAPDGGFRFSSRVYHGYGAERNDPNQYKASFIMSNRYGRGRFGILVTGNLERAQRGSDKLSASYNVVREKRPGEEFAPIAVSSVYLRYVDEVRRRRGFSVLADYRLPNGRLNLRNFVSRLDRWERTWDNRYNEDSNWHERHYRDRRAQTDVLTNSLSGEHRLGFGSVDWGLARTASVTRQPYYNHIRFKETSAFDMSKLGEFFGPKELIAAAYDDIDNMHLYEGYFYEEKAFERHYTAQFNTRIPFSLGKHVAGYLKFGGKYIHNYRDRDRGEKRHRLDNTNPGYERHHSKYGTPGFTFVRLPGTGWASVRNYLDPHFDPGNFLGGEYRFGPGLNGDELNHLLNSFLLDSLYVWSPLAEVDDYSTVEKITAGYAMTEVHLGRWLMLLPGVRYEFTVDDMTGRKGNVPDLNDEPSLDHPWVADTSATAKYGRWFPMIHMRVRPLGWFDVRLAYTRTISRPRLDWLLPKKKVHGSAQEVEYGRPDLRPQMAANYDLFLSFHSNRIGLLTLGGFYKEIDDLIFLRRGHKILDPIKEGFPKELKGFWLSRPENNPFRTRLRGLEFEWQTNLRWLPSPLDGIVLNANYARIWSETHFPRSYVKQERLPVFPFVRTTVVDTFRAGRMPDQADHVANVAVGYDKGPFSARLSLLYQGNTLSYVGERPELDGFTADYLRLDLSLKLRLTRNLGLFVNWNNITDEPDESYQHFTRFPTSKEYYSWTIYSGLTYEY, from the coding sequence ATGGGTATTTCGAGATCCAAGAGGGCGGGCCTGTGGCTAAGTGCTGGCGTGATGTTCCTGGCCGAGTTTGGCCTGGCCCAAACCGCACAGATTGTGGGGACCGTGCGGGATAAGGATACGGGGGATGCCTTGCCGGGCGCCAATGTGGTTCTCGAAGGAACAGCCCTCGGCGCCGCGACGGATCTCGAAGGACGATTCCGAATACTCCGCATCCCGCCAGGCTCTTATGTCGTTCGCGTTTCCTACATCGGATACCAATCCCAGCAAATCCCGGTCATCCTCTCGCCCGGCGAAACCCAGCGTTTGGACGTTCGGATGGCCTTTGAGGTGCTGCGCGGGAAGGAAGTGGTGATTACAGCACAAGCGGAGGGTCAGGTTGCGGCCATCAACCGCCAATTGCAAGCGAACACGATTACCAATGTAGTCTCGGCTGAGCGCATCTTGGAACTCCCCGATTACAATGCGGCGGAGTCCGTAGGTCGCTTGCCCGGCATTTCGATTAAGAGGAGCGGCGGTGAGGGAAATCGGGTCGTAATCCGAGGCTTGTCACCTACCTATAACCTGGTGAGCATTGCCGGCGACCGGGTTCCAGCCACCGATCTCGACGATCGCAGCGTCGACATGGACATGATCGCGCCCGAGATCCTGGCGGGCATCGAGGTGGTGAAGGCCCTCACCCCCGACAGAGACGCTGACGCCTTCGGCGGGGTCGTCAACTTTGATTTGGCCAATGCTCCAGACGGCGGGTTCCGCTTCAGCTCACGCGTCTACCATGGGTACGGCGCCGAGCGCAACGATCCGAACCAGTACAAGGCAAGCTTCATCATGAGCAATCGTTACGGGCGCGGCCGGTTCGGAATCCTGGTCACCGGCAATCTCGAGCGGGCGCAGAGGGGATCGGACAAGCTCAGCGCCAGCTACAACGTGGTACGGGAGAAACGGCCGGGCGAGGAGTTTGCGCCCATCGCGGTTAGTAGCGTCTATCTCCGCTACGTGGACGAAGTCCGCAGGCGCAGAGGATTCAGCGTTCTTGCAGACTATCGTCTCCCGAATGGGCGGCTCAATCTAAGGAACTTCGTAAGCCGGCTCGACCGCTGGGAAAGAACGTGGGACAACCGCTACAACGAGGATAGCAATTGGCATGAACGGCACTACCGTGATCGACGCGCCCAGACCGATGTGTTGACCAACAGCTTGTCCGGCGAACACCGTCTCGGATTCGGTAGTGTTGACTGGGGCCTTGCGCGCACGGCCTCCGTCACGCGCCAACCCTACTATAATCACATTCGCTTCAAGGAGACCAGCGCCTTCGACATGTCGAAGCTCGGCGAATTCTTTGGACCGAAGGAGTTGATCGCCGCGGCCTATGACGATATCGACAACATGCACCTCTACGAGGGTTACTTTTATGAAGAGAAGGCTTTCGAGCGTCACTACACCGCGCAGTTCAACACCCGCATCCCCTTCTCCCTGGGAAAGCACGTGGCTGGCTACCTCAAGTTTGGCGGGAAGTACATCCATAATTACCGCGATCGCGACCGCGGGGAGAAGCGACACCGGTTGGACAACACCAATCCGGGCTACGAGCGGCATCATTCGAAGTACGGGACGCCGGGATTCACCTTTGTTCGCTTGCCGGGAACCGGCTGGGCTTCGGTGCGGAATTACCTTGACCCCCATTTCGACCCCGGCAATTTCCTCGGAGGCGAATATCGCTTTGGCCCCGGCTTGAACGGCGACGAATTGAACCACCTGCTGAACAGCTTTCTCCTTGACTCCCTGTACGTGTGGTCCCCTCTGGCCGAGGTGGACGACTACTCGACGGTGGAAAAGATCACCGCCGGCTACGCCATGACGGAAGTACATCTCGGGCGATGGCTGATGCTACTCCCGGGAGTCCGGTACGAATTCACAGTGGACGACATGACCGGTCGCAAGGGCAATGTGCCCGACTTGAATGATGAGCCCAGCCTCGATCACCCATGGGTGGCTGACACGAGTGCCACAGCCAAGTACGGGCGCTGGTTCCCGATGATCCACATGCGCGTCCGTCCTCTGGGATGGTTCGATGTGCGCTTGGCCTATACCCGGACGATCTCCCGTCCACGCCTGGACTGGCTTCTGCCCAAGAAGAAAGTTCACGGCTCTGCTCAGGAGGTGGAGTACGGCCGGCCCGATCTTCGGCCCCAGATGGCCGCGAATTACGATCTGTTCCTATCCTTCCACAGCAATCGTATCGGCTTGCTCACGCTTGGTGGTTTCTACAAGGAGATCGACGACTTGATTTTCCTGCGCCGTGGGCATAAGATCCTGGATCCCATCAAGGAGGGATTTCCCAAGGAACTCAAGGGCTTCTGGCTGAGCCGACCGGAAAACAATCCCTTCCGCACCCGGTTGAGGGGGTTGGAGTTCGAATGGCAGACCAACCTGCGCTGGCTTCCTTCTCCTCTGGACGGCATTGTGCTCAACGCGAACTACGCCCGAATTTGGTCAGAGACGCATTTCCCCCGATCCTACGTCAAGCAGGAGCGCCTCCCAGTATTTCCGTTTGTTCGGACTACGGTGGTCGATACCTTCCGCGCCGGTCGTATGCCGGATCAGGCCGATCATGTGGCGAATGTAGCGGTGGGATACGACAAGGGTCCGTTTTCGGCGCGCCTCTCGCTGCTCTATCAGGGGAACACCTTAAGTTACGTTGGCGAGAGGCCTGAGCTGGATGGTTTTACCGCAGACTACCTTCGGCTGGACCTTTCGCTGAAACTGCGTCTGACCAGAAACCTGGGCCTCTTCGTGAACTGGAACAATATTACCGACGAGCCCGACGAGTCCTACCAGCATTTCACCCGCTTTCCGACCTCCAAGGAATACTATAGCTGGACCATCTATTCGGGGCTGACGTACGAGTACTGA
- a CDS encoding outer membrane protein transport protein has translation MRRKSRCIWALIASLVAPSIVLASGVALTGIGPRATALGGNYRALASDWSACYWNPAGLAQIQGLHAGFDVEWIKVRGYLTPANWDTLGRFSVFRQRETANRDKNFFVPAGGLVLGTGSLAVGLSVFAPFGLGATWDLLETESAFDANYPKFDYDDDLKVIDIHPTVAVRLNEGLYVGAGLSVVYSSMMIRKPGFIPNPYLNPPDPTLAAFVRVARFAENGLLSSPYTHFLVDTKLKGDGWGWGANLGAIWKATPTLSFGVSGQWYHDLELDGKVDAAIYFPNNPQAHQMITALVRPSLLQKLQRGEITQEQFLAVANAYSGQRVPVYEQAKGSATVPLPATVGVGVAYTGLPNTTLTADVSWTRWSSWDVIKIKMDNGDENELREQWKNTLRVGVGMERRLGSLRARLAYYTEPEAPPSTTLTPTIPDISRRHVVLAGLGIPVGAVCVNIHAEKFFTPNRTVDRWILAPDGTDYDNVAGKYRLTTFTVMVGVDYGL, from the coding sequence ATGAGGAGGAAATCGCGCTGCATCTGGGCTCTGATTGCGTCTCTAGTGGCACCGTCCATCGTATTGGCTTCGGGTGTGGCTTTGACGGGCATTGGTCCTCGCGCCACGGCACTTGGTGGCAACTATCGCGCTCTCGCTTCGGACTGGAGTGCGTGCTACTGGAATCCCGCCGGGCTGGCGCAGATCCAGGGGCTACACGCCGGGTTCGATGTGGAATGGATCAAAGTCCGCGGTTACCTGACGCCCGCCAACTGGGACACCCTGGGGCGGTTCAGCGTCTTCCGGCAGCGGGAGACCGCCAATAGGGACAAGAACTTCTTCGTACCCGCGGGCGGTCTGGTCCTCGGCACCGGTTCGCTGGCCGTGGGCCTCAGCGTGTTTGCCCCCTTCGGACTTGGCGCCACCTGGGACCTCCTGGAAACGGAGAGCGCATTCGACGCAAACTACCCGAAGTTCGACTACGACGACGACCTGAAGGTCATCGACATTCATCCCACGGTGGCCGTACGGCTCAATGAGGGACTGTACGTTGGAGCCGGGCTTTCCGTCGTCTACAGTAGCATGATGATCCGCAAGCCGGGCTTCATCCCCAATCCCTACCTTAATCCGCCAGATCCCACCCTCGCCGCCTTTGTGCGAGTGGCCCGATTCGCGGAAAACGGCCTTCTGAGCTCGCCGTACACCCACTTCTTGGTTGACACCAAGCTCAAAGGCGACGGATGGGGCTGGGGAGCAAACCTCGGCGCCATCTGGAAGGCCACTCCGACCCTGAGCTTTGGGGTGAGCGGCCAGTGGTATCACGATCTCGAACTCGATGGGAAGGTGGACGCAGCCATCTATTTCCCGAACAACCCGCAGGCACACCAGATGATCACCGCTCTGGTTCGGCCCAGCCTGCTCCAGAAGCTCCAGCGCGGCGAGATTACCCAAGAGCAATTCCTTGCGGTAGCCAATGCGTATTCTGGCCAGCGGGTGCCTGTCTATGAGCAAGCCAAGGGTTCGGCGACAGTGCCCCTGCCGGCCACGGTGGGCGTAGGCGTGGCGTACACGGGCCTCCCCAACACCACCCTCACTGCGGACGTGAGCTGGACGCGGTGGTCAAGCTGGGATGTGATTAAGATCAAGATGGACAATGGGGACGAGAACGAACTCCGTGAGCAGTGGAAAAACACCCTGCGAGTGGGCGTCGGAATGGAGCGAAGACTTGGCTCTCTCCGGGCCAGGCTGGCCTACTACACTGAACCAGAAGCTCCTCCGTCCACCACGCTCACGCCAACCATCCCGGACATCAGCCGCCGCCACGTGGTGCTGGCCGGGCTCGGGATCCCTGTAGGGGCTGTCTGCGTGAATATCCACGCAGAGAAGTTCTTCACCCCGAACCGCACGGTTGACCGGTGGATCCTCGCACCCGACGGCACCGACTACGACAACGTGGCCGGCAAGTACCGCCTGACCACCTTCACGGTGATGGTGGGCGTCGACTACGGGCTATGA